A window of Callospermophilus lateralis isolate mCalLat2 chromosome 17, mCalLat2.hap1, whole genome shotgun sequence contains these coding sequences:
- the Cetn1 gene encoding centrin-1, with protein MASSFKKTNVASTSQKKKVGPKPELTEDQKQEVREAFDLFDADGSGTIDVKELKVAMRALGFEPKKEELKKMISEVDREGTGKISFNDFLAVMTQKMSEKDTKEEIMKAFRLFDDDETGKISFKNLKRVAAELGENLTDEELQEMIDEADRDGDGEVNEEEFLKIMKKTSLY; from the coding sequence ATGGCTTCCAGCTTCAAGAAGACAAACGTGGCCTCCACCAGCCAGAAGAAAAAGGTGGGTCCTAAGCCCGAACTCACTGAAGACCAGAAGCAAGAAGTTCGGGAAGCGTTTGACCTCTTCGATGCCGACGGAAGCGGGACCATCGACGTGAAGGAGCTCAAGGTGGCCATGCGAGCGCTGGGCTTTGAGCCCAAGAAGGAAGAGTTGAAGAAAATGATCTCCGAGGTGGACCGGGAGGGCACGGGCAAGATCAGCTTCAACGACTTCTTGGCCGTGATGACGCAGAAGATGTCGGAGAAAGACACCAAAGAAGAAATCATGAAGGCTTTCAGGCTCTTCGACGACGACGAGACCGGGAAGATCTCGTTCAAGAACCTCAAGCGAGTGGCCGCCGAGCTGGGGGAGAACCTGACGGACGAGGAGCTGCAGGAGATGATCGACGAGGCGGATCGCGACGGAGACGGCGAAGTGAACGAGGAGGAGTTCCTCAAGATCATGAAAAAGACCAGCCTCTATTAA